The genomic window cGGGCTAATCCCCTCCCATTACTTCCATATAACAGAAACCCTTTATCCTTCTGATCTCTCAGGTGGCGGAGTGCGCTTCTGTGGAGGACATTCTCCACAACGGCAATGTCGGCGATAGTGCTGCGGTCGTTGATAGAGTACTGCCGCAGCGGCAACTGCGGCCTGTTCGGCAAAGGGGGTCTGATCATGTTCGACGTCAGCTCGCGGGTGACGACTTACACCGCCACTGATATCGGCGCGGTCATACTGCTCGGTATCCTCGGCGGGCTGCTCGGAGCTCTCTTCAACCGCTTTGTCGACCAGATCCTCCGCAGATACGGCGTCATCAATGAGTAATCTTCATCCGAATTGACCTCATTATGAAAGGAAAGCATTTCTCAGAGAGCTTCAGGAAGTCGGATCACTGAATGATTTGAATTTGCAGGAAGGGTGCGCCGTACAAGATCCTCATGACGGTGTTCATCTCACTTGTCACCTCATGCTGCTCCTTCGGCCTGTCGTCGCTGTCTCCCTGCGTCCCGTGCCCGCCTGAGCTCGCCCCCGGCAAGTGCCCGACCATCGGCCGGAGCGGCAACTACAAGAAGTTCTGGTGTCCGGCGGGGCACTACAACGCGCTGGCCTCTCTCTTCTTCAACACCAACGACGATGCCATCCGCAACCTTTTCAGCGGCGGCACGGACAGCGAGTTCGGGGTGTACACTCTGCTCACGTTCTTCATCGGCGTGTACACCCTTGGTCTGATCACCTACGGCGTGGCCGTGCCGTCGGGCCTCTTCATCCCCGTCATCCTCTCCGGTGCCTCCTTCGGCCGCCTCGTGGGCAAGGTCTTCGGCTCGGGCCTCGACACGGGCCTCTTCGCGATCGTCGGTGCGGCCTCCTTCCTCGGCGGCACCATGCGGATGACAGTGTCGGTGTGCGTGATCCTGCTGGAGCTCACCAACGACCTCCTGCTGCTGCCGCTCATCATGCTCGTCCTGCTCGTCTCCAAGACGGTGGCGGACTGCTTCAACAAGGGCGTGTACGAGCAGATCGTGCGCATGAAGGGTCTCCCCTTCCTGGAGGTGCACGCCGACGCGTGCATGCGAAGCCTGGTGGCCAGCGACGTGCTGTCCGGGCCGGTGATCACCTTCTCCAGCGTGGAGCGCGTCGGCTCCGTGGTGAACACGCTGCGGCGCACCGGCCACAACGGGTTCCCGGTGATCGAGGAGGAGCCGTTCGCGCCGGCGCCGGAGCTGTGCGGTCTGGTGCTGCGCTCCCACCTGATCGTGCTGCTCAACGGCAGGACCTTCACCAGGGCCCCCGTCAAGACCGGCGCCGCCGAGGTGTTCCGCAAGCTCAAGCCCTTCGACTTCGCCAAGGTGGGGTCGTCGGGGAAGGCGATGGAGGTGGACGATCTGAGGCTCACCGAGGAGGAGATGGACATGTACGTGGACCTCCACCCGATCACCAACCGGTCGCCCTACACCGTCCTGGAGAACATGTCGCTAGCCAAGGCCGCCGTGCTCTTCCGCGACCTCGGCCTCCGCCACATGTGCGTTGTGCCGAGGACCCCCGGGGTAAGAACTCACTGACCCGCTCCGCCATTACTTGCCGCCATTTTTACCATTCTCTGACCACGCGTCTGTGTGCATTGCAGAGACCGCCGGTGCTGGGGATCCTGACGCGGCACGACTTCATGCCGGAGTACATCCGCGGGCTGTTCGAGAACGTCCTTCGCGAGTAGAGGAAGATCGCCGGTCATTTTCTTTGCATATATTTTACGCACGTGTTTTTCTTTTTGCACATATCGAAGTATTTTTAGTTCTACTACTACTATCTACTGCACAGCTGCGTTTAGTTTAGTGAGTCCCTTAGCTATTTTAGGCTCACTGGCTAGCACCCCGCGAAGAAGTGGTGTGACCGACCCTGAATTAGTGAATTTTGTTGAAGTTGTAAGAAAATCATCGATAATTAGTGCGGACTATTTTATTAGCATGTCTGATATCGATTGACAGCCATTGTCAACTCCGTGATGGCATGCTTATCGTTGACCGAGAGCCATCATTGTCGCCACGATTTTCAACTACGATCTATACGCGCCACCACCATGCGTCGGTGGGAGGAACTGTCGAGTACAGTTGTTGGTATCTAAGTGCATTTCTAACCGATTAGAGAAGTAAAAATTCTGTTTTACTCCTTTAATCGGCTTAATCGGCACCTAGCGATCCCTTATCCGCCGCAAGGGAGTAATTTTTTCACTCCAGCCCTAAATTTCTCCCTAAATATACTCTACCACGCAACTGAGCAAAAGCCACACATCTCCCTTGTGTTGCCCCTTGCCCCTACAAATTCGTCGGCGCGACTCCTGGCGACTGCTCGCCAGTCCCCTGCTACCTCGCTGC from Triticum aestivum cultivar Chinese Spring chromosome 3B, IWGSC CS RefSeq v2.1, whole genome shotgun sequence includes these protein-coding regions:
- the LOC123071605 gene encoding chloride channel protein CLC-c, with product MAMAKREKALAVRAVRAPVPEAPPTPTATPMSATAPTSAKSVKWGDLEDAAGGLERPLLRQRGSNTTSQMAVVGTNVCPIESLDYEIVENDLYKQDWRSRGRIQVFQYQVLKWLMALLVGSFVGLVGFFNNIAVENIAGYKLLLTSNLMRQNRNLEAFLLYMACNAVLAGSAAAICAYLAPAAAGSGIPEVKAYLNGVDAHSILAPSTLFVKIIGSILGVSAGFMLGKEGPMVHTGACIAAMLGQGGSRKYGLTWNWIRYFKNDLDRRDLITCGAAAGVTAAFRAPVGGVLFALEEATTWWRSALLWRTFSTTAMSAIVLRSLIEYCRSGNCGLFGKGGLIMFDVSSRVTTYTATDIGAVILLGILGGLLGALFNRFVDQILRRYGVINEKGAPYKILMTVFISLVTSCCSFGLSSLSPCVPCPPELAPGKCPTIGRSGNYKKFWCPAGHYNALASLFFNTNDDAIRNLFSGGTDSEFGVYTLLTFFIGVYTLGLITYGVAVPSGLFIPVILSGASFGRLVGKVFGSGLDTGLFAIVGAASFLGGTMRMTVSVCVILLELTNDLLLLPLIMLVLLVSKTVADCFNKGVYEQIVRMKGLPFLEVHADACMRSLVASDVLSGPVITFSSVERVGSVVNTLRRTGHNGFPVIEEEPFAPAPELCGLVLRSHLIVLLNGRTFTRAPVKTGAAEVFRKLKPFDFAKVGSSGKAMEVDDLRLTEEEMDMYVDLHPITNRSPYTVLENMSLAKAAVLFRDLGLRHMCVVPRTPGRPPVLGILTRHDFMPEYIRGLFENVLRE